The sequence below is a genomic window from Brevibacillus agri.
CGTCGCGCACGCCGCCGGATGCTTTTACCCCGATATCAGGGCCGACGGTTTTGCGCATCAAAGCAATGTCTTCTACCGTTGCTCCACCTGGTCCAAAGCCGGTGGACGTTTTCACGTAATCCGCGCCTGCTTCCACGCAGAGCTTGCACGCGATTTCTTTTTCCTGGTCCGTGAGAAGACCTGTCTCCAAAATCACTTTCACAAGCACGTCTCCCGCCGCTTGCTTCACGGCAGCCACATCCTGCTTCACGGTTTCCAGGTCACCGGATTTCAGGGCGCCGACGTTCAGCACCATATCGACTTCTGTTGCGCCGTTGGCAATCGCGTCGCGCGTTTCCGCCACTTTTGCCGCCGTCGTGTTCGCTCCCAGAGGGAAGCCGATCACGGTGCACACTTTCACATCTGTACCCGCCAACAGCTCGGCAGAACGCTTCACCCAGTATGGATTGACGCACACAGACATGAAATCGTGCTCTTTCGCTTCCGCGCAGAGCTTGTCGATCATCTCCTGCGTAGCTTCCGGCTTCAAAAGGGTATGGTCGATAAATTTGTTCAATTGCATAAACTACACCTCAATCCCGAGTTTTTGGAAGGCAAGGCGAAAAATGTCGTCGTTGTTCCGGTATCCGCGCTGCAGTTGCAGCTCCCAGGCCTCTTTGGCAGGATGCCAATGAACATCGTTGATTTCTTCCAGTTGCACTGTAATCTCTGTATTGTAGGCTTCCACCAGATAATAGTGGACTTCCTTGTCGACGGACTCCCCCGTCACCGGATGCGTGTAGACGTAGGTAATCATGTCCAGCTTGGCGTCGAGACGCCCTGCGACTCCTGTCTCCTCCAACACTTCACGCAAAGCGGTTTCTTCAATCGTCTCGCCGATTTCCTGCTTGCCTTTTGCCAGCGTGACTTTGCCATAGCGGTCTTCGATCAAAAGAAGCATGTGCTGTCCGTCTTGCAACTGATAGACTACGCCTCCTGCCGATATCTCCTTCATATGGCTCGCTCCTTCAAATAAGGCAGCAGCTCCGTCTCAACGACGCGGACAAAAGTCCCTTGGCAATATTCAGAGCCTGGTTTGTCCAGTCTGACCTTGCAAATTTTTCCGATCATGCTCTCGTCGCCAGGGAACACGACGTTCAGGTAGTTGTCGGAGTAGCCCATCAACAGGCCGCTGTCCGGCGCATCTTTGAACGGGCGCTCTGGAATCACTTCCAGCACGTCGCCGACGAATTGCTTGGAGTACGCCATGGTCAGCTCCTGGTTCAGCTCAAGCAATTTCGTTACGCGCTCGTGTTTTTCCTCTTCCGGAATCTGATCGGTCATCCGGGCGGCTGGCGTACCTGTCCGCATCGAGTACGGGAATACGTGCAGCTCCGCAAAGCCGATTTTTTTGATGAAGTTGTAGCCGTTCATGAACTGCTCCTCGGTCTCGCCCGGGAAGCCGACAATGACGTCTGTGGTGATCGCCGCACCCGGCAGCGCTTCACGCACTTTCACCATTTTTTCGTAAAACTCAGCCGTTGTGTACTTGCGGCGCATGCGCTTCAACACTTCGTCGTCGCCCGCCTGCAGCGGCACGTGCAGATGGCGTACGACGCGGTCGGAATTGTTGATGACTTCGATGACTTCATCGGTAATCTGGCTCGCCTCGATCGAGCTGATGCGGATGCGCTTGAGCCCATCCACCTGATGCAAGTCGACCAGCAACTTGGCCAGGTTGTAGTCTTCCAGGTCTTCGCCGTATCCGCCTGTATGAATCCCGGTCAGAACGATTTCCAGGTAGCCTGCTTCCACCAGCTTTTTCGCCTGCTCGACAACGCTCTCCGGCTTGCGGGAGCGCATCAGGCCGCGCGCCCACGGAATGATGCAAAACGTGCAAAAGTTGTTGCAGCCTTCCTGAATTTTCAGCGAGGCGCGGGTTCTGTCCGTGAAGTTCGGGACGTCCAGCTCCTCAAACTCGCGAGCTTTCATGATGTTGCCAACCGCGTTGATCGGCTTGCGCTCGGCTTGAATTTGCTTGACGTATTCGGTCAGCTTCTCGCGGCCTTGCGTTCCCACGACGATATCCACGCCCGGGATTTGCGCGATCTCGCTGGGAGATGTTTGCGCATAGCAGCCGGTTACCGCGACAATCGCGTCCGGGTTGCGGCGAATCGCGCGGCGGATGACTTGACGGCTCTTTTTATCACCTGTATTCGTAACGGTACAAGTATTAATCACGTAAACATCGGCGTCGTCCTGTTCAAAGTCGACTCGCTCGTAGCCTTCTGCCTTGAACAGTTGCCAGATCGCCTCTGTCTCATAGCTGTTCACTTTGCAGCCTAATGTATGAAAAGCAACGGTAGACATTGCCATTCCTCCTTTCGCTTGCGCTCATCCTTTGCGATGCGATGAAGCTTTTCGTTCAAACTGGTAGGAAGCGGCGGCGAGCACGTATTGGCTTGCCGTTTCCGTGCGCAAAATGCGGGGGCCAAGCGACACTGTCAAAAATCCTTTGCTCTCCGCCTGGGCTACTTCCTCCGGGGAAAAGCCCCCTTCAGGGCCAATCAGGACGAGCAGGGAATCGCCAGCCGACATCTGCTCCAGCACCTCATGAACGGTTGTACTGCCTTCCTTTTCATAGGCGATGGCCACATGCGTATAGGCTTGCCCTGCCGCAAGCGCCTCGCGAAACGAAACAGGTGCGAGCAGCTCAGGCAAAACGGCCCTGTGCGACTGCTCGGCTGCCTCCTTGACGATTTTGCGCCAGCGCTCCAGCTTTTTCGCTTCTTTTTTGGCGTCCAGTTTGACGATGGTCCGTTCAGAGGAAAACGGAAAAAAGGAGTACGCTCCGAGTTCCGTCCCCTTTTGCAAGATCCACTCCATCTTCTCGCCTTTTGGCATGCCTTGCCCAATGGTAACGCGGATCGGCAGTTCGCGCTCTTCCTGGAGCAGTTCGATCACTTCTGCCTGGACTTCCTTGGCAGACAAACTGACGAGCCTGGCTCGCGCCGATCTGCCCGCTCCGTCCGAGACGAGGATTTCGTCCCCGATCCGCGCTCGCATCACGTTTACGATATGGTGAACATCGTCTCCGATAATCGTTAGCTCATGCTCATGAAAGAGATGTGGCTCGACAAAATATCGTTGCATCTCGCCAACCTCACTATTCTATCGTTTTTTTGCGACAATTGCTACCCAGTCGTCGATGAAAATGGTTTCCACGACTTCAAGCCCGGAAGCGACCAAAGCGGCTTTGACGTCCGCTTCCCGCGCCGCGATAATGCCGGATGCGATGAACGTGCCGCCTGGCTTCAGCACGCGGAATACATCGTCTGTGAAGCGCAAGATGACTTCCGCCAAAATGTTGGCGACGATGACCTCCACCTGCTCCTCGATGCCATCCAGCAAGTTGTTCTGTCTGACGGTGATGTGCTCGCTCACGCCGTTCAGCTCGGTGTTGGCCTGGGCGGAGCGCACCGCCACCTCGTCCAAATCCATCGCAATCACGTCTTTGGCCCCCAGCTTGATCGCAGCAATGCTCAAAATCGCCGTTCCGGTTCCCACGTCGTACACGCGATCGCCTTTTGTCAAATACTTTTCCAGCGCGCGCAAACAGAGAATCGTCGTCGGATGCGTCCCTGTCCCAAAAGCCATTCCCGGGTCCATCTCGATGATGATTTCTTCCGGGTGGCGCGGCTCATACTCTTCCCAGACAGGCTTGATCGTCATCCGGTCAGAGACGTGCACAGGCTTGTAATACTTTTTCCAGGCGTGGGCCCATTCGTCCTCGTGAACATCGTTTACGGCGATCGACGCCTTGCCGATGTCCAGGCCGTAGTCGGTCAGTTGCGCCAGTTGCTCTTTCAATTCTTCCACGACATCAATCAACTCGCTGCTGTCAACGGGCAAATACGCTTTGACGAATACGCCCTCGGCCGGAAAATCGTCAGGAGAGAGCTGGTAGATTTCGCCAAAGGGGGTATCCCACTCGCGATAGAGCACCTCCGGGTCTTCGATGACGACACCGTTAGCCCCCATTTCATAGAGAAGGCTGGACACCGCCTCCGTAGCCTCCGCTGTTGTATGGATACTGATTTCTGACCATTTCACGAATCTACCACTCCCCACTTTTGCTTTCCTGATGAACTTGTTTAACTGCAAGCGGACAAAACCGCGACCGATTACTCGCCGCGGAATGCCCGTTTCATTTTTTCAAAAAAGCTTTCGTCTTCTCCGCCTGCGCCATGCTGTCCCGGCTTCTCTCCGGACAGTTCAGCCAACTCGCGCAGAAGCTCTTTTTGCCTGTCGCTGAGCTTCGTCGGCGTGATGACGCGCACTTTGACGTGCTGATCGCCACTGCCGTTGCCGCGCAGGTGCGGCACACCTTTTCCACGCAAGCGGAAGAAGGTTTCTGTCTGTGTTCCCGCCGGGATTTTCAGCTTCACGCGGCCATCCACGGTTGGCACCTCGATCTCGTCGCCGAGCGCCGCCTGTGCGTAAGTGAGCGGCACTTCGCAGTAAATATCGTTGCCTTCGCGCTCGAAAAACTCGTGGCTTTTCACGCGCAGCACGACGTACAAATCACCTGGAGGCCCTCCGTTGGCTCCCGGTTCCCCTTCGCCCGAGACGCGCAATTGCGCTCCGTCATCGACACCTGCCGGGATGTTGAGATGAATTTTGCGGCGTATCTTGACGCGTCCACTGCCTCGGCACGTGGAGCATTTTTCTTTGAAAACTTTTCCTTTGCCTTCGCACGTGGAGCAGACGCGACGGTTGACGATGCGGCCAAACGGCGTGTTCGCTGCCACTTCCTGCTGCCCGGTACCGTGACAAGTTTTGCACGTCTCGACGCCTGTTCCCGGTTTGGCCCCGGAGCCGAGGCACGTATCGCACTCCGCTTCTTTCGGGATTTCCACATCGGTTTCTTTTCCAAAAATCGCGTCGATAAAATCAATGCTCAGGCCGAATTGCAGATCGGCCCCTTTGCGCGGCGCGTTCGGGTTCGCGCGTCTGCCGCCGCCACCGAAGAACATGTCAAAAATGTCTCCGAAGCCGCCCATGCCCGACGTGTCAAACCCTCCGCCGCCAAAGCCCTGATTCGGGTCCTGATGGCCGAAACGATCGTACTGCGCGCGTTTTTGCGGTTCAGACAGGACATCGTAAGCTTCCTTGACTTCCTTGAACTTTTCTTCCGCATCAGCGGCTTTATTTACATCCGGATGGTACTGGCGGGCAAGCTTCCGGTACGCTTTCTTGATTTCTTCCGCGTCCGCGTCCTTGGCTACTCCCAGAACCTCGTAGTAATCGCGTTTCATCTCCTAATATCACTCCCATGACAGTCAACTGTTATCATAGCATGTGACAGACCCGAAAAAAAGTCAAAGTCAGCTTTTGCGTGACTTTGACTTCCATGGGGTCACATCGCGGGGAGCGAGGGGAGAATCGCTCTCCCCTCCCGCTTCCTTCGTGATTACTTTTTCTCGTCTACCACTTCATAGTCAGCATCAACGACATTGTCCTTCTTCGGTTCTTGACCTTCTGCTGCGCCCCCTGCATTTTGCTGCGCTTGTGCAGCCTGCTCATAGAGCTTCACGGAAATTTGTTGGATGATCTCGGACAGTTCGTCTTTTGCAGCTTTGATTTCGTCGATGTTGCCGCCTTCCAGCGCTTTTTTCACTTTGTCCTTGGCAGCGTTCGCACGGTCGATCTCCGCCTGGTCTACCTTGCCTTCCACTTCTTTCAGCGTCTTCTCGGTAGTGAATACGAGCTGGTCAGCTTCGTTGCGGATTTCGACTTCTTCCTTGCGCTTTCTGTCCGCTTCCGCATTCAGCTCGGCTTCTTTTACCATGCGTTCGATTTCTTCATCAGACAAACCGGAGTTGGAAGTGATGGTGATGCGTTGCTCTTTTCCTGTACCCAGGTCTTTTGCACGCACGTTCACGATACCGTTTGCGTCGATATCGAAGGAAACTTCGATTTGCGGAACACCGCGCGGCGCTGGCGGGATATCGGACAGCGTGAAGCGGCCCAGCGATTTGTTGTCGGCAGCCATCTGGCGCTCGCCCTGGAGAACGTGGATTTCTACAGAAGTCTGGTTGTCAGCAGCTGTAGAGAACACTTGGGACTTGCTGGTCGGAATGGTCGTATTGCGCTCGATCAGCTTGGTGAATACGCCACCCAAAGTTTCGATACCGAGGGACAGCGGAGTTACGTCGAGCAGAACGACGTCTTTCACGTCACCAGTCAGTACCCCTGCTTGCACGGCAGCACCCAGCGCTACCACTTCATCCGGGTTCACGCCTTTGTGCGGTTCTTTGCCGATAAACTTCTTGATCGCTTCCTGTACAGCCGGAATGCGTGTAGAACCACCGACAAGGATGACGCGGTCAATATCGCTTGGCGTCAAGCCTGCGTCTTTCAGCGCCTGACGGGTTGGACCCATGGTGCGCTCTACGAGTTCAGCGGACAGTTCTTCGAATTTGGCGCGAGTCAGGTTCATCTCCAAGTGTTTTGGACCTGTCGCATCTGCTGTAATAAACGGCAGCGAGATCGTCGTAGTCAGTACGCCGGACAAGTCTTTTTTCGCTTTTTCCGCCGCGTCTTTCAAACGCTGCATCGCCATGCGGTCTTTGGACAGATCAATGCCGTGTTCTTTTTTGAACTCGCTGACGAGGTAGTTGATAATCACATCGTCGAAGTCGTCTCCACCCAGCTTGTTGTCGCCGGAGGTCGCTTTTACTTCGAAGAAGCCGTCGGACAGTTCCAGAATGGAAACGTCAAACGTACCGCCGCCGAGGTCATATACGAGGACGGTTTGGTCTTCGGTCTTTTCCATACCGTATGCAAGGGCAGCTGCGGTTGGTTCGTTCACGATGCGCAGCACTTCCAGACCGGCGATTTTACCAGCGTCTTTGGTTGCCTGGCGTTGGGCGTCGTTGAAGTACGCAGGCACCGTAATCACCGCCTGCGTCACAGGCTGGCCCAGGTAAGCCTCGGCGTCTGCTTTCAGCTTTTGCAAAATCATCGCAGAGATTTGCTCAGGGGTGTACTGGTTGCCTTCCAATGTTTCCTTGTGGGTAGTACCCATGTGACGCTTGATGGAAATAACGGTGTTGTCAGGGTTGGTGATCGCCTGGCGTTTTGCCGCTTCCCCTACGATGCGCTCGCCGTTTTTGAAAGCGACGACAGAAGGAGTGGTGCGGTTTCCTTCGGCGTTGGCGATGACGACTGGTTCGCCGCCTTCCATTACCGCTACGCAAGAGTTAGTTGTTCCAAGGTCAATACCAATTACGCGACTCATACAATATGTCCTCCTAACACTTTCTCATCGAATGAATGGGTGAAATCAAGCTTACTTGTTCACTTGAACCATCGCCGGACGAACGACGCGGTCCTTGAACATGTATCCTTTTTGCAGTTCGGCCACTACGACGCCCGAATCAAATTCAGGGTTCTGGGTCTGCATGACAGCCTGATGAACGTGCGGGTCAAACGGCTTTCCTTGTGCCTCGATGGCGCTCAAGCCTTCTTTTTCGAAAACTTGCACCATCTGGCGGTACACCATGTTGACTCCTTCCAAAAGCGATTCTACCGTCATGGATTCCTTGTCGGCAGCAAGCGCGCGCTCGAAGTTGTCGAGAACCGGCAGCAGCTCTTCCACGATTTTCAGGGAAGCATACTTGGCCAGATCTTCCTGCTCCTTGCGCACACGGCGTCTCAGGTTATCCATGTCAGCCATGGCGCGCAGCATGCGGTTTTGATGTTCCTCCGCCTGCGCTTTCCACTGGGCTGCTTCCTGCTCCCAGTTCACCTCGGCCGTCTCTTGCTCTCCGGCTGCCTCATTGACTTGCTCTTCTGCGGCAGACGGATCTTGGGTCATTTTTTCTTCGCTCAACGTCGATACCTCCTGGGGGCTCTTTTCCTGATTGGCAAAAAATCAGCGAAGCCGTCCTCCATTTATTTCTCAAACTGCGAAGTCAGCATGCGCGATAAGCCTTCTGCCAAATAATTGAGTACGGAAATGACTTTGCCATATTCCATTCGCGTCGGGCCAAGTATTCCAACCATCCCTGCCGGCTTGCCTCCAAGCGAGTAGGACGTGGTAATAATACTGCATTGCTTGATCGCGTCTAGCTGGTTTTCCTGACCGATGCGCACCGTAAGTCCCTCTCCCGGCATCCCGATCAAGTGCAAAAGCTGATCGTTTTGCTCCAGAAGCTCCAGAATGTCCTTGACCTTATCTACGTCGCGGAATTCCGGCTGGTTCATGATCTTGGTCGCACCGCGTAAGTAAACGCGCTCCTCTTCGTGTGTCAGCGACTTGTCGAGAATCTTCAGCATTTCCTCGTACTGCTCCGCATAGCGGCGCATCTCGCCCGATATTTCCTGATAGACGCGCTGTCTCAACTGCCACAGCGGCACATCGGTCAATTTGGCATTCAACAGGTTGACGAGGCGCTCGATTTCGCTTACGCCAATGCCTTCGGGAAGATCGATCAGCTTGTTCTCCACACGCCCGGTATGCGTAACGACAATCGCAACCGCCTGTGTCTCGTTCAGAGGAACGATTTGAATATGTTTTAACCGATGCTCAAAAATCTCCGGCCCCAGGACAATTGCCGTGTAATTGGTCAACTGGGAAAGAATTTGAGCCGTGTACTCTACCACCTGTTCGGAATGGAGAATACGCTCGGCAAACAACTGTTTCAGTTTGCCCAATTCGGCCTCGCTCAAGTCCTGCGGCTGAATCAGATTGTCGACGTAAAAA
It includes:
- the grpE gene encoding nucleotide exchange factor GrpE, producing MTQDPSAAEEQVNEAAGEQETAEVNWEQEAAQWKAQAEEHQNRMLRAMADMDNLRRRVRKEQEDLAKYASLKIVEELLPVLDNFERALAADKESMTVESLLEGVNMVYRQMVQVFEKEGLSAIEAQGKPFDPHVHQAVMQTQNPEFDSGVVVAELQKGYMFKDRVVRPAMVQVNK
- the deoC gene encoding deoxyribose-phosphate aldolase; this translates as MQLNKFIDHTLLKPEATQEMIDKLCAEAKEHDFMSVCVNPYWVKRSAELLAGTDVKVCTVIGFPLGANTTAAKVAETRDAIANGATEVDMVLNVGALKSGDLETVKQDVAAVKQAAGDVLVKVILETGLLTDQEKEIACKLCVEAGADYVKTSTGFGPGGATVEDIALMRKTVGPDIGVKASGGVRDGEAALAMIEAGASRIGTSSGISIVTGAKATGSGY
- the prmA gene encoding 50S ribosomal protein L11 methyltransferase is translated as MKWSEISIHTTAEATEAVSSLLYEMGANGVVIEDPEVLYREWDTPFGEIYQLSPDDFPAEGVFVKAYLPVDSSELIDVVEELKEQLAQLTDYGLDIGKASIAVNDVHEDEWAHAWKKYYKPVHVSDRMTIKPVWEEYEPRHPEEIIIEMDPGMAFGTGTHPTTILCLRALEKYLTKGDRVYDVGTGTAILSIAAIKLGAKDVIAMDLDEVAVRSAQANTELNGVSEHITVRQNNLLDGIEEQVEVIVANILAEVILRFTDDVFRVLKPGGTFIASGIIAAREADVKAALVASGLEVVETIFIDDWVAIVAKKR
- a CDS encoding NUDIX hydrolase, whose amino-acid sequence is MKEISAGGVVYQLQDGQHMLLLIEDRYGKVTLAKGKQEIGETIEETALREVLEETGVAGRLDAKLDMITYVYTHPVTGESVDKEVHYYLVEAYNTEITVQLEEINDVHWHPAKEAWELQLQRGYRNNDDIFRLAFQKLGIEV
- the dnaK gene encoding molecular chaperone DnaK — translated: MSRVIGIDLGTTNSCVAVMEGGEPVVIANAEGNRTTPSVVAFKNGERIVGEAAKRQAITNPDNTVISIKRHMGTTHKETLEGNQYTPEQISAMILQKLKADAEAYLGQPVTQAVITVPAYFNDAQRQATKDAGKIAGLEVLRIVNEPTAAALAYGMEKTEDQTVLVYDLGGGTFDVSILELSDGFFEVKATSGDNKLGGDDFDDVIINYLVSEFKKEHGIDLSKDRMAMQRLKDAAEKAKKDLSGVLTTTISLPFITADATGPKHLEMNLTRAKFEELSAELVERTMGPTRQALKDAGLTPSDIDRVILVGGSTRIPAVQEAIKKFIGKEPHKGVNPDEVVALGAAVQAGVLTGDVKDVVLLDVTPLSLGIETLGGVFTKLIERNTTIPTSKSQVFSTAADNQTSVEIHVLQGERQMAADNKSLGRFTLSDIPPAPRGVPQIEVSFDIDANGIVNVRAKDLGTGKEQRITITSNSGLSDEEIERMVKEAELNAEADRKRKEEVEIRNEADQLVFTTEKTLKEVEGKVDQAEIDRANAAKDKVKKALEGGNIDEIKAAKDELSEIIQQISVKLYEQAAQAQQNAGGAAEGQEPKKDNVVDADYEVVDEKK
- a CDS encoding 16S rRNA (uracil(1498)-N(3))-methyltransferase; its protein translation is MQRYFVEPHLFHEHELTIIGDDVHHIVNVMRARIGDEILVSDGAGRSARARLVSLSAKEVQAEVIELLQEERELPIRVTIGQGMPKGEKMEWILQKGTELGAYSFFPFSSERTIVKLDAKKEAKKLERWRKIVKEAAEQSHRAVLPELLAPVSFREALAAGQAYTHVAIAYEKEGSTTVHEVLEQMSAGDSLLVLIGPEGGFSPEEVAQAESKGFLTVSLGPRILRTETASQYVLAAASYQFERKASSHRKG
- the dnaJ gene encoding molecular chaperone DnaJ, with the translated sequence MKRDYYEVLGVAKDADAEEIKKAYRKLARQYHPDVNKAADAEEKFKEVKEAYDVLSEPQKRAQYDRFGHQDPNQGFGGGGFDTSGMGGFGDIFDMFFGGGGRRANPNAPRKGADLQFGLSIDFIDAIFGKETDVEIPKEAECDTCLGSGAKPGTGVETCKTCHGTGQQEVAANTPFGRIVNRRVCSTCEGKGKVFKEKCSTCRGSGRVKIRRKIHLNIPAGVDDGAQLRVSGEGEPGANGGPPGDLYVVLRVKSHEFFEREGNDIYCEVPLTYAQAALGDEIEVPTVDGRVKLKIPAGTQTETFFRLRGKGVPHLRGNGSGDQHVKVRVITPTKLSDRQKELLRELAELSGEKPGQHGAGGEDESFFEKMKRAFRGE
- the mtaB gene encoding tRNA (N(6)-L-threonylcarbamoyladenosine(37)-C(2))-methylthiotransferase MtaB; its protein translation is MSTVAFHTLGCKVNSYETEAIWQLFKAEGYERVDFEQDDADVYVINTCTVTNTGDKKSRQVIRRAIRRNPDAIVAVTGCYAQTSPSEIAQIPGVDIVVGTQGREKLTEYVKQIQAERKPINAVGNIMKAREFEELDVPNFTDRTRASLKIQEGCNNFCTFCIIPWARGLMRSRKPESVVEQAKKLVEAGYLEIVLTGIHTGGYGEDLEDYNLAKLLVDLHQVDGLKRIRISSIEASQITDEVIEVINNSDRVVRHLHVPLQAGDDEVLKRMRRKYTTAEFYEKMVKVREALPGAAITTDVIVGFPGETEEQFMNGYNFIKKIGFAELHVFPYSMRTGTPAARMTDQIPEEEKHERVTKLLELNQELTMAYSKQFVGDVLEVIPERPFKDAPDSGLLMGYSDNYLNVVFPGDESMIGKICKVRLDKPGSEYCQGTFVRVVETELLPYLKERAI
- the hrcA gene encoding heat-inducible transcriptional repressor HrcA is translated as MLSDRQQLILNAIVDNYIHSAEPVGSRTISKREDIGFSSATIRNEMSDLEELGYLEQPHTSAGRVPSTKGYRFYVDNLIQPQDLSEAELGKLKQLFAERILHSEQVVEYTAQILSQLTNYTAIVLGPEIFEHRLKHIQIVPLNETQAVAIVVTHTGRVENKLIDLPEGIGVSEIERLVNLLNAKLTDVPLWQLRQRVYQEISGEMRRYAEQYEEMLKILDKSLTHEEERVYLRGATKIMNQPEFRDVDKVKDILELLEQNDQLLHLIGMPGEGLTVRIGQENQLDAIKQCSIITTSYSLGGKPAGMVGILGPTRMEYGKVISVLNYLAEGLSRMLTSQFEK